From the Atribacteraceae bacterium genome, the window AGGGGAAGTTCCTGGCTTTTTCTGAGAATCTGGCCGGGATGTTTGACCGATTCCCAGTCGAGTTCGGACAGAGGGAGCAGGGCCTCCACTTCCGGGGCAAGCTCTACGAAAGCGCCAAAATTCATCAAGCGCTGAATCGTTCCCTGGACCACATCACCAACTCTCCATTGGTGACGTACGCTGACCCAAGGATTTTCCCGGACTTGCTTAAGACTGATCGTCACCTGGCGGTTTTCCGGGTCCACGTCGATGATCTTTCCTTCAACAACCTGGTTGCGACGGAGCACTTCACTGACTTTGCTCACTCTTTTCCAGGAGAGCTCTTCCAAAGGAATCCGCCCCTCAACACCTTCTTCGAGCTCCACCATCGCTCCCTTGGGGTTGATGCGGGTCACTTTCACCCGGACGATCGAATTGATGGAAAAATTATCTTTCTGGTTATCCCAGGGGTCGGGAATCACTTGCTTCAAACCGAGCGAGAGTCGTTGCTTCCCTTTGTCGATTTCCAGAACCCGGGCCTGGACGATATCTCCGATTTTTACCGCCTCCCGGGGGTGCTTCACGTATCCCCAGGAAATATCGGAAATATGGATCAACCCTTCCACGCCTTCTTCGATTTCCAGGAAAATACCGAAATCTTTCACGGAAACCACTTTCCCGCTGACGATGTCTCCCACCTGCATTTTTTCGCCGATGGCCTCCCAAGGGTCGGGCGTAAGTCTTTTCAGGCTCAGGGAAATTTCCTGTTTTTCCGAGTTCCAGCCAATAATCTTTACTTCAATTTGGTCACCCTTGGTCAATACATCATCCATTTTGACTGTCCGGCCCCAGGAGATCTCCGAGATATGCAGGAGACCGTCAATGCCTCCCAAGTCGACAAAGGCCCCGAAGTTCGTGACATTTTTAACGGTTCCCCTTTTGATCTGGTCGATTTCCAGGGATTCGATGGTTTTACTGCGCAGTTTATGTAGTTCTTCTTCCAGGATAATCTTGCGAGAAACTACAACGTTCTTTGTTTTCCGGTCCGCTTCGATGACGCGTACCGGGATCGTCTGTCCCACAAAGTCATCGACGTTTTGCGGGGTAAGATCAAGGCAGGAGGCTGGAAGAAACGCGTTGATACCGACATCGACGGTAAGTCCGCCTTTGACCTTTTTCTTGACCTTGGCCATGAGTGTTTTGTTGTTACTCATGCTCTCTTCAATGTCGATCCACGCTCCCCGATAGCGGGCTCTTTCTCGCGATAGCCACATATATCCCTGGTCGTCCTGTCGGCTTACCGTGACCCAGACTTCGTCTCCCTCTTTAAGGTCGTTTTCTATTTCGCCCTCGCGTCCCAGGGCTTTTTCTTTCAGGGGCAAGATTCCTTCCGCTTTGTAATTGATATTGACGAAATACCCTTCGTCTCCCTTGTTGATGACCTTGCCCTTGGTGAGGTCACCGGGTCTGAGCGATCTCATACTCTCCAGGTTTTCGTGCAGCAGATCCATATTGTTATTTTCTTCCACACCAAGCACTCCTTCCTCCACAATCTCCATTATCACAAAGAGCGACCCCGCCTGTGCGGTGTGTCAGTTGCTTTGATCCTGGTCCTCAAATATGATGGGTACCCACCCTGGTAAACCATAGTTTACCAGGAGCCAGGTTCCCTGGACAGGAGTGTTGGGTCAAAGCTTCCTTTTGACATCACCGGCAAGGCAGGGTCACAATACCCATCATGATATACTGCTACTATAGCATATTCTGTATTCCTTTTCAATTCGCCCGTTTTCTGCCGTGAAAAAAACTGACGGGCCGTGTCTGCCTTCCGGAAAATATCGACAAAAGTTCACTCCGGAGAACTACCGCAGGACGCCCGAAGCGGTCCCTCCGGTTCCGGAGGGGTATTCAAGGATAGACCCAGGATATCGAGCTGCGCCTGATCGATACCAGACGGAGCACCGGTCAGGAGGCAAGAGCCCTTCTGTGTTTTAGGGAAGGCGATCACCTCTCGAATGGAACTCTCCTGGGCCAGGATCATGACCAACCGGTCCAGTCCCAGGGCGATTCCTCCGTGGGGTGGGCAACCGTGTTCGAGACCTCCGACAAAAAAGCCGAACTTCTGATTGATTTCGTCGTCGCTGAGGCGAAGCAGCTGAAAAACCGTTTCCTGGACTGCTTTCTGGTGAATCCGAATGCTGCCTCCTCCGATTTCATGTCCATTCAGGACCAGATCGTAAGATAGGGTCCTGACAGTGCCGGGGTCCTCCCGCAAGCGTTCCAGGTCTTCAGGCCGGGGCGAAGTAAAGGGATGATGCATGGAATCCCAACGGTTTTCCTCTTCGTTCCACTCAAAGAGAGGAAAGTCGTAGACCCAGCAAAAAGCCAGCCCCTCCCTGGCAATTTGTAGATCCCGGCCGATCTGTACCCGGAGATTGCCCAATAGCTCACGAATCCTGGATATTTTCCCCCAGACGAGAAGGACGACCGGTTCCCGGGTTCCGTTGAATCTATGGACGAGAGCCTCCCAAGTCTCTGGGTCCAGCTTGTTTTTCAATGGCGAACCCCACTCATTGTCCTTGCAGCGGATATAGGAGAGACCGCAACCCGACTCCCGGGCTCTTAGAGACAGCTCATCAGCGGTTTTACGAGAAAAATCTTTCCAGCCGGGAACCTCCAGGGCATAGAGGGCGTCCTCGGAAGATAGCGTATTCCACAGCGTTTCCCTCACGGTTCTCGTCAGTGGAGTCAGATCAACCAACTCCAGGGGGATCCTGAGGTCGGGTTTGTCGGTCCCGAAACGAGCCATAGCTTCCGAGTAGGTCAAGCGGAGAAATGGAATATCGACCAGCAAGCCGGAAACCTTTGCCAGGCATTCCCGGATCAGCCCTTCCACCAGGCATATCACGTCATCCTGATCGACAAAAGACATTTCGATATCCACCTGAGTGAATTCCGGTTGCCGGTCGGACCGCAGATCTTCGTCCCGGAAACATTTGACTATCTGATAATAGCGATCGAATCCAGCAATCATCAAGATTTGCTTGAAAAGCTGGGGGGATTGGGGCAGGGCGTAAAAGGTCCCCCGATTCATCCGGCAGGGGACCAGAAAGTCGCGGGCCCCCTCCGGGGTGCTCTTGGCCAAAAAGGGAGTTTCGATTTCTATAAATTCCCGTTGAGATAGATAGTCCCGGATAGCTTTCGCTGTCTGGTGGCGCAGCATTAAATTCTTCTGCATCCGGGCTTTTCGCAGGTCGAGATATCGGTAACGCAGGCGCAGGTTTTCATCAGTATCCTTTTTTTCCTCAATTTCAAATGGTGGTAGTGTCGCTTCGGAAAGGACCTCAACCTGCTCTACCGATACTTCGATCGTACCGGTGGAAAACTTGGGATTAGCCAGCCCAACTGGTCTTTCGCGAACTACTCCTTCGATTCGAATGACATACTCGGAACGCATTCTGGTGACGTCTGGAAAACGCTTTTGGACTGCTGCGTCAAAAACCAGCTGGGTCATGCCCCAACGATCCCGTAAGTCGATGAAGACCAGCCCTCCATGATCCCGGCGCCGGTTGACCCATCCAGTCAATACCACCCGTTTTCCGGCATCGGTACTGAGAAGTTCTCCGCAATTATGTGATCTCATCATCTTCAGTAGCCCCCTGACAAAGCTTGATAACCGTCGCCAGGTCGCAAGGAACCTGTTTTCCAGTCATGAGATTTTTCAATGCGTAACGCCTGTTCCGCACCTCTAGTTCACCGGCGATAAGAATCAGGCCGATATTCATTTTCTGAGCTCTCTTCAAGTGTTGTTTGATTCCTTTATCGGCAAAATCCAGGTAGACTGGTATTGAGTGCCGGTTCAACTCCATGGCCGCATTTAGAAGAGCTTTTTCACCCGCTAGATCCAGCGGTGCTAAGTAAAGCCGCGGGTTGTTTCCCGGTACCGAAGCTTGCTCCTGTTGTTCCAGAAGGAGAACCACCCGCTCCATGCCCGCGGCGAAACCAACCCCGGGAATCCCGCTTATTCCCAGGGAATTGGAAAGATTGTCGTAGCGCCCCCCTCCGCCAACCGCATCCTGGGCACCCAGCGCTTTGGTTTTTATCTCGAAAGCGGTCCGAAGGTAATAATCAAGACCCCTGACCAGAAGAGGATTGACCGTAAACGGAATGGCGACAGCCTCCAAAAGACCAAAAAGAGCCTCCTGGTGATTCCGACAGACCGGGCACAGGGCTTGCTGTATGGTGGGAAAATCAGGGACGAGGAGCTGTTCCCGGCAGGTGGGGTCTTTACAGTCCAGGACTCGCAGAGGATTACGATCGGCACGCATCCGGCAGGTGGGACAAAAATGTTGTCGGTGCAGATAGTCGGACAATGTCCGGTGATAGGTTTCTTTGCATTCCGGACATCCCAGACTGTTGATCTCAAGAGTGAGCCGGCGAAATCCGAGTTTCTGGTAGATAAGCCAGGACAGGGAAATGATTTCCGCATCGCTCCCGGGTGAAAGAAACCCGATAGATTCGAACCCGAACTGGTGAAATTGTCTCATGCGGCCCGCCTGTGGCTTTTCATAGCGAAACATAGGGCCCATGTAATACCACTTCAGACGGGGATGGCTAACGTGGTAACCATGTTCGATGTAAGCACGCATGACCGGAGCAGTTCCTTCCGGCCGCAAAGTGAGGCTGCGGCCTGCCCGGTCCAGAAAAGTGTACATTTCTTTCTGAACGATATCGGTTTCTTCACCGATACTTCTAGCGAAAAGATCCGTATATTCAAAAATCGGGGTGCGGATCTCTCCGAAATAAAAATCCCGGGCGGTCTCCCGGACCGTCTTCTCTAGGCGGTGCCAGAGGATGGTTTCCAAACCAAAAATATCTCTGGTCCCTTTCGGTGCTTGGATTTTTTCCATAAACAACCTCTTCCCGGTTTTCTTTCGATCTGAACGGTCAACCACGAGACCAGCCGATACTATTCGCCCATTTTTCAGGAAAAACCTGTTGAAGTCAAGTCTCTCGGTCGGTTTTTCGGTTCTCTTCCACATCCCTTTGGTGAAGCTCAGGGAATTTCCGCGGAATCGACCCCTTCCACCTCCTGGAGGGCAAAAAGGATCTTTTCTTTATTGCTATTCAGGGGAAATTCGATCCAGAGAGAACAATTCATTTTCTCCCTACCCGCTTTTTCCAGCCGGACATTTTTAATGTTGACCTTTTCTTTGCCAAGCACCCGACCGATTTCCCCCAGTACTCCTGGCCGGTCGGCTATGGTGAGACGAATCCAGTGGAGCCCTCGTTTTTCCATTCTTTCATCAAAGTATTCCAAGGTCGTCAGGGCGAGAAGGGTTAACCCCACACCTATAAACCCAACTCCGATCAATCCGGAACCCATGGCGATACCGATTCCAGAAATTACCCAGAGACTCGCCGCGGTGGTGAGTCCGGTGACCGACGGTCCGAGACGGAAAATCGTTCCAGCGCCCAAAAACCCAATGCCACTGACGATCTGGGCAGTGATGCGGGACGGGTCAAAACCAAGGCGGCCGAAGGCGAAAATCGAGACGGTCGTGATCAGAGCTGAACCAAGACATAGCAGAACGTGCGTCCGCAAACCGGCTGGTTTTCCCGCCAGTTCTCTTTGAAAACCGACCAGTCCGCCAGCTATGAAAGAACTGATCAGGCGGATGAAGATTACCAGGGTGTCACTGTTCAATATTTCAAACATCGATGAACCGCACCTCTCCTTTGCCGTAATTTTCCGAAAAGCGAACCGTGTCCCTGAAATAAGGAAGGGCACTCTGCGCACCGACCCGGGTACAAGCCAAAGCAGCGGCATTATTCGCCATTTGCAGGGTTTCCAGCCAACTCATACCGGTGGACAGGCCATAGGCGATTCCCGCGTTGAACGCATCACCGGCTGCTGTGGTGTCCTGAACCTCAATCTCCCTGGGCAACAAATACATCAGTCGGTTTGCGTCATAGGTGGCGATGGCGCCCATTTCGCCCAAGGTAATCACCTTTCGGGACAGACATCGTTCTTCAAGAATCATCATGGCCTTCACCGAGTCGTCAACTGAAAAAATTTTGGTCTGGGTGAGCACTTCCGCCTCGTAAAGGTTCGGAGAAATGATGTCGTTCCTGTTTAAAAGCTCCAACGGAAAGGACTGGGCCGG encodes:
- a CDS encoding S1 RNA-binding domain-containing protein, with product MEIVEEGVLGVEENNNMDLLHENLESMRSLRPGDLTKGKVINKGDEGYFVNINYKAEGILPLKEKALGREGEIENDLKEGDEVWVTVSRQDDQGYMWLSRERARYRGAWIDIEESMSNNKTLMAKVKKKVKGGLTVDVGINAFLPASCLDLTPQNVDDFVGQTIPVRVIEADRKTKNVVVSRKIILEEELHKLRSKTIESLEIDQIKRGTVKNVTNFGAFVDLGGIDGLLHISEISWGRTVKMDDVLTKGDQIEVKIIGWNSEKQEISLSLKRLTPDPWEAIGEKMQVGDIVSGKVVSVKDFGIFLEIEEGVEGLIHISDISWGYVKHPREAVKIGDIVQARVLEIDKGKQRLSLGLKQVIPDPWDNQKDNFSINSIVRVKVTRINPKGAMVELEEGVEGRIPLEELSWKRVSKVSEVLRRNQVVEGKIIDVDPENRQVTISLKQVRENPWVSVRHQWRVGDVVQGTIQRLMNFGAFVELAPEVEALLPLSELDWESVKHPGQILRKSQELPLKIIEFNPEEQRIVVSRKSLLPDPWSSVKAKYPVGTVHEGKVVRLVDFGAFVELEEGWDGLVHISEIADRRINSPAEVLEEGQTIKVAIIKLDDEDRKIGLSIKQAEVIDGEKTRKETPTQNGRITLGDVIGEKLSNILNNFNK
- the aspS gene encoding aspartate--tRNA ligase, with the protein product MMRSHNCGELLSTDAGKRVVLTGWVNRRRDHGGLVFIDLRDRWGMTQLVFDAAVQKRFPDVTRMRSEYVIRIEGVVRERPVGLANPKFSTGTIEVSVEQVEVLSEATLPPFEIEEKKDTDENLRLRYRYLDLRKARMQKNLMLRHQTAKAIRDYLSQREFIEIETPFLAKSTPEGARDFLVPCRMNRGTFYALPQSPQLFKQILMIAGFDRYYQIVKCFRDEDLRSDRQPEFTQVDIEMSFVDQDDVICLVEGLIRECLAKVSGLLVDIPFLRLTYSEAMARFGTDKPDLRIPLELVDLTPLTRTVRETLWNTLSSEDALYALEVPGWKDFSRKTADELSLRARESGCGLSYIRCKDNEWGSPLKNKLDPETWEALVHRFNGTREPVVLLVWGKISRIRELLGNLRVQIGRDLQIAREGLAFCWVYDFPLFEWNEEENRWDSMHHPFTSPRPEDLERLREDPGTVRTLSYDLVLNGHEIGGGSIRIHQKAVQETVFQLLRLSDDEINQKFGFFVGGLEHGCPPHGGIALGLDRLVMILAQESSIREVIAFPKTQKGSCLLTGAPSGIDQAQLDILGLSLNTPPEPEGPLRASCGSSPE
- the hisS gene encoding histidine--tRNA ligase, which gives rise to MEKIQAPKGTRDIFGLETILWHRLEKTVRETARDFYFGEIRTPIFEYTDLFARSIGEETDIVQKEMYTFLDRAGRSLTLRPEGTAPVMRAYIEHGYHVSHPRLKWYYMGPMFRYEKPQAGRMRQFHQFGFESIGFLSPGSDAEIISLSWLIYQKLGFRRLTLEINSLGCPECKETYHRTLSDYLHRQHFCPTCRMRADRNPLRVLDCKDPTCREQLLVPDFPTIQQALCPVCRNHQEALFGLLEAVAIPFTVNPLLVRGLDYYLRTAFEIKTKALGAQDAVGGGGRYDNLSNSLGISGIPGVGFAAGMERVVLLLEQQEQASVPGNNPRLYLAPLDLAGEKALLNAAMELNRHSIPVYLDFADKGIKQHLKRAQKMNIGLILIAGELEVRNRRYALKNLMTGKQVPCDLATVIKLCQGATEDDEIT
- a CDS encoding MgtC/SapB family protein, whose translation is MFEILNSDTLVIFIRLISSFIAGGLVGFQRELAGKPAGLRTHVLLCLGSALITTVSIFAFGRLGFDPSRITAQIVSGIGFLGAGTIFRLGPSVTGLTTAASLWVISGIGIAMGSGLIGVGFIGVGLTLLALTTLEYFDERMEKRGLHWIRLTIADRPGVLGEIGRVLGKEKVNIKNVRLEKAGREKMNCSLWIEFPLNSNKEKILFALQEVEGVDSAEIP